In Alicyclobacillus macrosporangiidus CPP55, a single window of DNA contains:
- a CDS encoding aldo/keto reductase, translating to MEIRHLGRTGLRVPSLCLGTMTFGNQADEKTSHAILDKAFDAGVYFIDTADMYPLGGTYEQLGRTEEIIGRWLKGKRDKVVLASKCHGAMGPGPNDRGLSRKHILDAIDASLRRLGTDYLDLYQAHQFDPTVPMEETLQAFDDLVRAGKVRYIGVSNWRAWQVAKAMGLAARFHWNPIASVQPRYNLLFRMIEEELVPLCQSEGIGLITYNPLAGGMLTGRYRPGQDVEPGTRFALGGVTNAGQMYQTRYWNDAVFAAVERYRAWCRERDRDMATTAVQWVIQQPGITSAIIGASKPEQLDASLRAAEVAQTQPLTEEELAWLDQLWFSLPRRREAR from the coding sequence ATGGAGATCCGACACCTCGGCCGCACCGGCCTGCGCGTACCCAGCCTGTGCCTGGGGACGATGACCTTCGGCAACCAGGCGGACGAGAAAACGTCTCACGCCATTCTCGACAAGGCTTTCGACGCCGGCGTGTACTTCATCGACACCGCCGACATGTATCCGCTCGGCGGCACCTACGAGCAGCTCGGGAGGACAGAGGAGATCATCGGGCGGTGGCTCAAGGGCAAGCGGGATAAGGTCGTGCTCGCCTCGAAGTGCCACGGGGCGATGGGACCAGGCCCGAACGACAGAGGGCTTTCCCGCAAGCACATCCTGGACGCCATCGACGCCAGCCTGCGCCGGCTCGGCACGGATTACCTGGACCTCTATCAGGCCCACCAATTCGATCCGACGGTCCCCATGGAAGAGACCCTGCAGGCGTTCGATGACCTGGTGCGCGCGGGTAAGGTGCGCTACATCGGTGTGTCCAACTGGCGCGCTTGGCAGGTGGCCAAGGCCATGGGTCTGGCGGCGCGGTTTCACTGGAATCCCATTGCCAGCGTCCAGCCTCGTTACAATCTTTTGTTCCGCATGATTGAGGAGGAACTGGTGCCGCTGTGCCAGAGCGAGGGGATCGGACTCATCACCTACAACCCGCTGGCCGGCGGGATGTTGACGGGGCGCTACCGGCCGGGACAGGACGTGGAGCCGGGGACCCGGTTCGCCCTCGGCGGGGTGACCAACGCGGGCCAAATGTACCAGACCCGCTATTGGAATGACGCGGTGTTCGCCGCAGTGGAGCGGTACCGGGCGTGGTGCCGGGAGCGGGATCGGGACATGGCGACGACGGCGGTGCAGTGGGTCATCCAGCAGCCGGGGATCACGTCGGCCATCATCGGCGCGAGCAAGCCGGAGCAGCTGGATGCCTCTCTGCGCGCGGCAGAGGTAGCCCAGACGCAGCCGTTGACGGAGGAGGAGTTGGCCTGGCTCGACCAACTGTGGTTCTCGCTGCCGCGCCGGCGCGAGGCGCGCTGA
- the larA gene encoding nickel-dependent lactate racemase: MQTTLLYGRGGLTIEVPDDALVVEPKHLPALPDDKAAVMAALRQPIGSAPLRERVKPTDRVAIVISDITRPTPNHKLVPWLLEELSHVPLENIVIINGTGTHRDQTREEFIQMLGEWVVDHVEVINHHCHNRDELVKVGHSRFGCDVYLNRAYVEADFRIVTGFIEPHFFAGFSGGPKGIMPGIAGIETILTFHNARMIGHPLATWGQMEGNPLQEMAREVNALCPPDFILNVTLNRDKEITAVFAGDLAAAHEAGCRFAKEHAMIRCPHRFDVVITSNSGYPLDQNLYQAVKGMSAAHKIVKRGGTIICASECSDGLPDHGNYAKILRMRRTPQELLEMIEDPSFQMFDQWQVQKQAVIQTWADVYVYSSLPDEDVRAAMLKPTHDIEATLAELRGKYGPDMTVAVLPLGPLTIPYVEE, translated from the coding sequence ATGCAGACCACCTTACTGTACGGGCGGGGTGGCTTGACCATCGAGGTGCCGGACGACGCTCTGGTGGTGGAGCCCAAGCACCTGCCTGCGCTGCCGGATGACAAGGCGGCGGTGATGGCGGCGCTGCGCCAGCCTATCGGCAGCGCCCCGCTGCGGGAGCGGGTCAAACCGACCGACCGCGTGGCCATCGTCATCTCCGACATCACCCGGCCGACGCCGAACCACAAGCTGGTGCCGTGGCTGTTGGAGGAGCTGTCCCACGTGCCCTTGGAGAACATCGTGATCATCAACGGAACGGGGACGCACCGCGACCAGACGCGGGAGGAGTTCATCCAGATGCTCGGCGAGTGGGTGGTCGATCACGTCGAAGTCATCAACCACCACTGTCACAACCGGGACGAGCTGGTGAAGGTGGGGCACAGCCGGTTCGGCTGCGACGTGTACCTCAACCGGGCGTACGTCGAGGCGGATTTCCGCATTGTCACCGGATTCATCGAGCCGCACTTCTTCGCCGGCTTCTCCGGCGGCCCGAAGGGTATCATGCCGGGGATCGCGGGGATCGAGACGATTCTCACCTTTCACAATGCCCGCATGATCGGCCATCCCCTGGCCACCTGGGGGCAGATGGAGGGCAACCCGTTGCAGGAGATGGCGCGCGAGGTCAACGCCCTGTGCCCGCCCGATTTCATCCTGAATGTCACGCTCAACCGGGACAAGGAGATCACAGCGGTGTTCGCGGGCGATCTCGCGGCCGCCCACGAGGCGGGCTGCCGGTTCGCCAAGGAGCACGCGATGATCCGCTGTCCGCACCGGTTCGACGTGGTGATCACGTCCAACTCCGGCTATCCCCTGGACCAGAATCTGTACCAGGCGGTCAAGGGCATGAGCGCGGCGCACAAGATCGTCAAGCGGGGCGGAACCATCATCTGCGCCAGCGAGTGCTCGGACGGGCTGCCCGACCACGGCAACTACGCGAAGATCTTGCGAATGCGGCGGACGCCGCAGGAACTTTTGGAGATGATCGAAGACCCGTCGTTCCAGATGTTCGACCAGTGGCAGGTGCAGAAGCAGGCCGTCATCCAGACATGGGCGGACGTGTACGTATACTCGTCCCTGCCGGATGAGGACGTGCGGGCGGCGATGCTCAAACCGACGCACGACATCGAGGCCACCCTCGCCGAATTGCGGGGGAAATACGGCCCGGACATGACGGTTGCCGTGTTGCCGCTGGGACCTTTGACCATCCCCTATGTGGAGGAGTGA
- a CDS encoding gamma carbonic anhydrase family protein — MRYRLENTEPRIDETAYIAPGVHISGDVQIGRESSVWFNTVIRGDNAPIVIGEQTNIQDGCVLHVDADAPMRIGNRVTVGHNVILHGCTIGDGALIGMGAIVLNHAEIGEEALIGAGALIPEGKKIPPRVLVLGSPGRVVRALTEEDLVRVRAGAEHYAKQSRRYMRHGINGLAPGLQA, encoded by the coding sequence ATGCGGTACCGGTTGGAGAATACGGAGCCGAGGATAGACGAGACGGCGTACATCGCACCCGGCGTGCACATCAGCGGGGACGTGCAGATTGGACGGGAGTCGAGTGTGTGGTTCAACACGGTCATCCGCGGGGACAACGCGCCCATCGTCATCGGCGAGCAGACAAACATTCAGGACGGATGCGTGCTGCACGTCGACGCGGACGCGCCGATGCGGATCGGGAACCGCGTGACGGTCGGGCACAACGTCATCCTGCACGGTTGCACCATCGGCGACGGCGCGCTGATCGGGATGGGCGCCATCGTCCTCAACCACGCGGAGATCGGGGAGGAGGCGCTGATTGGGGCGGGGGCGCTCATCCCCGAGGGGAAAAAGATCCCGCCGCGGGTGCTGGTGTTGGGCAGCCCCGGGCGGGTGGTGCGCGCACTCACCGAGGAGGACCTCGTGCGCGTGCGGGCCGGGGCGGAGCACTACGCGAAACAGAGCCGGCGCTACATGCGCCACGGGATCAACGGTCTGGCACCGGGATTGCAGGCATGA
- a CDS encoding MFS transporter, with protein sequence MSVQQVARRTRFRWVILGVICLMYLVTYLDRTNISVAAPSISKEIGFSKVQMGVIFSAFVWAYAIGQVPGGWLGDRFGPRRVLTSIVTWWSIFTIATAQAATYAAFIVIRFLFGLGEAGAFPTATRAMQLWFRKQERGFVQGFTHSCSRFGAAIVPPIAAPIILHYGWRAVFYSFGVLGILWAVLFFCVYRNIPEEHRWVNQAELAYIRGVDEQGNIIPPVDTKKKPQVPWRKLLSSGNMWFVMMAYFCYNYAFYFYATWLPTYLQEYRHFTLLKVGLFASIPLLAGVIGDTLGGVITDRLYRRTRNARFARKVVAVPALAVSAVALIPAAVTANPYVAVACLAVSLFFLEGMIGPQWCVPMDVGGEYSGTVSGMMNMGGNLAGVVSPIIFGALVQGGSWTAPFYVEAVVLIIGACIWLFLLDPERSVIGSRPPASDAATAAGTV encoded by the coding sequence ATGTCTGTACAGCAGGTAGCGCGGAGAACGCGCTTCCGATGGGTGATCCTCGGTGTCATTTGTCTGATGTACCTCGTCACCTACTTGGACAGAACCAACATTTCCGTCGCGGCCCCCTCCATCAGCAAGGAAATCGGTTTTAGCAAGGTGCAGATGGGGGTCATCTTCAGCGCGTTCGTGTGGGCGTACGCGATCGGACAGGTGCCCGGCGGATGGTTGGGCGACAGGTTCGGGCCGCGGCGTGTTCTGACGTCCATCGTGACCTGGTGGTCGATTTTCACCATCGCCACGGCGCAGGCGGCCACATATGCCGCATTCATCGTGATCCGATTCCTCTTCGGTTTGGGGGAGGCGGGCGCATTCCCCACCGCCACGCGCGCGATGCAGCTTTGGTTCCGCAAGCAGGAACGCGGGTTTGTCCAGGGCTTCACGCACAGTTGCAGCCGGTTTGGCGCCGCCATCGTACCGCCCATCGCGGCTCCCATCATCCTGCATTACGGGTGGCGAGCCGTGTTTTACTCGTTCGGCGTGTTGGGGATTCTGTGGGCGGTCCTGTTCTTCTGCGTGTACCGCAATATCCCGGAGGAGCACCGGTGGGTGAACCAGGCGGAGTTGGCGTACATCCGCGGCGTGGATGAGCAAGGGAACATCATTCCGCCGGTGGACACCAAGAAGAAACCGCAGGTGCCCTGGCGAAAACTGCTGTCGTCCGGGAACATGTGGTTCGTCATGATGGCGTACTTCTGCTACAACTACGCGTTCTACTTCTACGCGACCTGGTTGCCCACCTACTTGCAGGAGTACCGCCACTTCACGCTGTTGAAAGTGGGCTTATTCGCTTCCATTCCCTTGCTGGCCGGCGTCATTGGGGACACCTTGGGCGGGGTGATCACCGACCGCCTCTACCGGCGCACCCGCAACGCGCGCTTCGCGCGCAAGGTGGTCGCGGTGCCCGCGCTGGCCGTGTCGGCCGTCGCCTTGATCCCGGCTGCGGTGACGGCCAATCCGTACGTGGCGGTCGCCTGCTTGGCGGTGTCCCTGTTCTTCCTCGAAGGCATGATCGGTCCGCAGTGGTGCGTTCCGATGGACGTGGGCGGCGAGTACTCGGGCACCGTCTCCGGGATGATGAACATGGGCGGCAACTTGGCCGGTGTGGTGTCTCCGATTATCTTCGGCGCCCTGGTCCAAGGGGGTTCATGGACAGCGCCCTTCTACGTGGAGGCTGTGGTCCTCATCATTGGCGCGTGCATTTGGCTGTTCTTGCTCGATCCGGAGCGGTCCGTCATCGGCTCCCGTCCCCCGGCTTCCGACGCGGCGACCGCGGCCGGAACCGTATGA
- a CDS encoding pyridoxal-phosphate-dependent aminotransferase family protein translates to MFSEKMDLRLPGPVQVPREIQRTILRSFDHPMMDYRTGAFQEVLLAAERAVKPVFQTQSDVYILCGSGASALETAMVNLVGPGDTIVICNIGYFGDYLVDIAAHIGAEVLQVKAEWGQVVDPDALRAVLRQHPEVKAVFATHCETSTGAINPVRELAAIVQETEAVFVVDAVSSLAGTPLYMDEWGIDVVATGGQKALMLPPGISLVAVGEKAWRVMERHKCPSFYLDLKKYRALLPQGHTPYTPNIALVNGLLESCRMMEAAGGMEASYRRHAALRDMTRAGVRALGLPLLVEDAHASPTLTSVVWDDAGMDADAFRKVLRETFHVAVGGGLGKLKGKLLRLGHMGYTDAGDVLKMLGVLELALRYIGRQVELGAGVRAAEAAWLERPEC, encoded by the coding sequence TTGTTCTCGGAGAAGATGGACCTGCGCCTGCCTGGCCCCGTCCAGGTGCCGCGCGAGATCCAGCGGACCATCCTGCGCTCGTTCGATCACCCGATGATGGACTACCGCACGGGCGCCTTCCAGGAGGTGCTGCTGGCGGCCGAGCGAGCGGTCAAGCCCGTTTTCCAGACGCAATCGGACGTGTACATCCTGTGCGGGAGCGGCGCGTCGGCTCTCGAGACCGCGATGGTCAACCTGGTGGGTCCCGGGGACACCATCGTCATCTGCAACATCGGTTACTTCGGCGACTATTTGGTGGACATCGCCGCGCACATCGGGGCCGAGGTGTTGCAGGTGAAGGCCGAGTGGGGCCAAGTGGTCGATCCCGACGCCCTTCGCGCCGTCCTGCGCCAGCATCCGGAGGTCAAGGCGGTGTTCGCCACGCACTGCGAGACGTCCACGGGTGCCATCAACCCGGTCCGGGAGCTGGCGGCCATCGTGCAGGAGACAGAGGCGGTGTTCGTCGTCGACGCGGTCAGCTCTCTGGCCGGGACGCCGTTGTACATGGACGAATGGGGCATTGACGTGGTCGCGACGGGAGGCCAGAAGGCGCTGATGCTGCCGCCCGGTATCTCCTTGGTGGCGGTGGGCGAGAAGGCGTGGCGGGTGATGGAGCGGCACAAGTGCCCGTCGTTTTATCTGGATCTCAAGAAGTACCGGGCACTGCTGCCGCAGGGGCACACCCCGTACACGCCGAACATCGCGCTGGTGAACGGCCTCCTGGAGTCTTGCCGGATGATGGAGGCTGCGGGCGGCATGGAGGCGTCCTACCGGCGGCATGCAGCGCTGCGCGACATGACTCGCGCGGGCGTTCGGGCGCTCGGGTTGCCGCTGCTCGTGGAGGATGCCCACGCCAGCCCGACCCTGACGTCGGTGGTGTGGGACGATGCGGGGATGGATGCGGACGCGTTCCGCAAGGTGCTGCGCGAGACGTTCCACGTGGCCGTCGGCGGCGGCCTTGGAAAATTGAAGGGCAAGCTGCTCCGCCTCGGTCACATGGGCTACACGGACGCGGGAGACGTGCTGAAGATGCTCGGCGTCCTGGAGTTAGCGCTGCGGTACATCGGACGCCAGGTAGAGCTCGGCGCGGGCGTGCGCGCGGCCGAGGCGGCGTGGCTGGAGCGGCCCGAGTGCTGA
- a CDS encoding CaiB/BaiF CoA transferase family protein, producing MLPLDGVKILDMTQFLAGPYCTMVLADMGAEVTKIERFPSGDDSRRLAPFVNGESYCAAMPNRNKKSLALDLKHPRGKEVFFRLAEKADVIVENFRPGTTQKLGVDYDAVKTVNPDIIYCSISGFGQTGPLAHQGGFDIIAQGFTGLMRMTGEPGGRPAKVGIAIADLAAGNAAAQGILAAYVHRLRTGEGQYLETSLVDAVLAWTVWESGAYFGGGELPEATGTRHRRSTPYQAYRTQDGYVTVGAGNQRLWERFCRQVIERPEWIEDPRFLDLGLRMKHIDELEREIEAITVQRPTAYWVAKLDEAGVPGGPVYRYDEVLAHPQVLAREMVVELDHPIMGRMRSLGLPVKFQGTPLAIRTPGPWLGQHTTETLREAGYSLEEIQALYDQGVVYDKYPDRHADA from the coding sequence ATGCTGCCGCTCGATGGCGTCAAGATCCTGGACATGACGCAGTTTCTGGCAGGGCCCTACTGCACGATGGTGCTCGCCGATATGGGGGCGGAGGTGACGAAAATCGAGCGCTTCCCCAGCGGGGACGACTCGCGCCGATTGGCGCCCTTCGTCAACGGCGAGAGCTACTGCGCCGCCATGCCGAACCGCAACAAGAAGAGCCTGGCGCTGGACCTCAAGCACCCGCGCGGAAAGGAGGTGTTCTTCCGGCTGGCAGAAAAGGCCGACGTGATCGTCGAGAACTTTCGCCCGGGCACCACGCAGAAGCTGGGGGTGGATTACGACGCAGTCAAGACGGTCAACCCGGACATCATCTACTGTTCCATCTCCGGGTTCGGCCAGACCGGGCCGTTGGCCCACCAGGGCGGGTTCGACATCATCGCCCAGGGGTTCACCGGCCTGATGCGGATGACGGGCGAACCGGGCGGCCGGCCGGCGAAGGTCGGCATCGCCATCGCGGACCTGGCGGCGGGCAACGCGGCCGCCCAGGGGATCCTCGCGGCATACGTGCACCGGCTGCGAACCGGGGAAGGGCAATACCTGGAGACGTCGCTCGTCGACGCGGTCCTCGCCTGGACGGTGTGGGAATCGGGGGCGTATTTCGGCGGCGGCGAGCTGCCGGAGGCGACCGGGACGCGCCATCGCCGATCGACCCCTTACCAAGCCTACCGGACCCAGGACGGGTACGTGACGGTCGGCGCTGGGAACCAGCGCCTGTGGGAGCGGTTCTGCAGGCAGGTCATTGAGCGGCCCGAGTGGATCGAGGACCCGAGGTTCCTGGACCTCGGCCTGCGCATGAAACACATCGATGAGCTGGAGCGCGAGATCGAGGCCATCACGGTGCAGCGGCCGACCGCCTACTGGGTCGCCAAGCTGGACGAGGCGGGCGTGCCCGGCGGGCCGGTGTACCGGTACGACGAGGTGCTGGCCCATCCGCAGGTGCTGGCCCGGGAGATGGTGGTGGAGCTGGATCACCCCATCATGGGGCGGATGCGGTCCCTGGGGCTCCCCGTCAAGTTTCAGGGGACGCCGTTGGCGATCCGGACGCCCGGCCCGTGGCTCGGCCAGCACACCACCGAAACGTTGCGGGAGGCCGGTTACTCGCTGGAGGAGATTCAGGCCTTGTACGACCAAGGCGTGGTGTACGACAAGTACCCGGACCGGCACGCGGACGCGTGA
- a CDS encoding enoyl-CoA hydratase/isomerase family protein, protein MAGVEDWLYLVKEGEIATVVFNRPEKRNALNHAMWVRMSELMRECEADRAIKVVIFRGVDATAFAAGADISEFLTLRATKEGAMQYNRATVAAEHAIHHLSKPTIAMVQGYCVGGGCEIAVACDFRFADPTAKFGITPAKLGHVYNLPATKTLVDLVGPAKAKDILFTGRLLDAEEALRIGLVDRIVPAEDLERETWAYARMIARNAQFSVRGSKYVIGRILDGVTEETEDIRQLVLDSYETEDYQEGVRAFLEKRRPNFTWS, encoded by the coding sequence ATGGCAGGCGTGGAGGATTGGCTGTATCTGGTGAAAGAAGGCGAGATCGCGACGGTGGTGTTCAACCGGCCGGAAAAGCGCAACGCGCTCAATCACGCCATGTGGGTGCGCATGTCCGAGCTGATGCGGGAATGCGAGGCCGACCGGGCCATCAAGGTGGTCATCTTCCGCGGCGTCGACGCGACGGCGTTCGCTGCGGGGGCGGACATCAGCGAGTTCCTGACGCTGCGGGCGACGAAGGAGGGCGCGATGCAGTACAACCGGGCGACGGTGGCGGCGGAGCACGCCATTCACCACCTGTCCAAGCCGACCATCGCCATGGTGCAGGGGTACTGCGTCGGGGGCGGCTGCGAGATCGCCGTCGCGTGCGACTTCCGGTTCGCCGATCCGACGGCGAAGTTCGGCATCACCCCGGCGAAGCTGGGGCACGTGTACAACCTGCCAGCCACCAAGACGTTGGTCGATCTCGTCGGTCCCGCAAAAGCCAAGGACATCCTGTTCACCGGCCGGTTGTTGGACGCGGAGGAGGCGCTGCGGATCGGCCTCGTCGACCGCATTGTGCCCGCGGAGGACCTGGAGCGGGAGACGTGGGCGTACGCGCGGATGATCGCGCGCAACGCGCAGTTCTCGGTGCGCGGATCGAAGTACGTGATCGGCCGCATCCTCGACGGGGTGACGGAGGAGACGGAGGACATCCGCCAGCTGGTGCTGGACTCGTACGAGACGGAGGACTACCAGGAAGGCGTGCGCGCGTTCCTGGAGAAACGGCGTCCGAATTTCACCTGGTCGTGA
- a CDS encoding CaiB/BaiF CoA transferase family protein yields MENLLPLEGIRVLDLSQIMAGPFCAMVLADLGADVIKIEKPNGGDDSRQMGPFVNGESVCYFQINRNKRGVCLDLKSAEGLELFYELVKTADILIENFRPGVTKSLKIDYETLHEINPGLVYGSISGYGQTGPYAHKGGFDLIAQGMTGLMAMTGYPDKPPAKAGVAVYDIGAGLTAAYGILAAYIQKQRTGIGQHVDVSLAEAGLPWYAWEAAAYFGAGELPKRTGSRHRVSAPYQAYRTRDGYVVLGCANQRNWEKFCRQVVDKPEWLDDPRFKTNSDRARHADDLEVLIEEVFGTQDSAYWLERCEAAGVPAGPIYTLDDVVRDPHYLARDMVVEVEHPVIGRMKMFGIPTKYSEEQPTVRRAAPLLGQHTDEVLSELGVGADRLQALRDRGVIR; encoded by the coding sequence GTGGAGAACTTGCTTCCATTGGAAGGCATCCGGGTGTTGGACTTGTCGCAGATCATGGCAGGGCCGTTCTGTGCAATGGTGCTCGCCGATTTGGGCGCCGACGTCATCAAGATCGAAAAGCCGAACGGCGGAGATGATTCCCGGCAGATGGGTCCGTTCGTCAACGGGGAGTCGGTCTGCTATTTCCAGATCAACCGCAACAAACGGGGCGTGTGCTTGGACCTGAAGTCGGCAGAGGGATTGGAGCTGTTCTACGAGTTGGTGAAGACGGCGGACATCCTGATCGAAAACTTCCGGCCCGGGGTGACCAAGTCGCTGAAGATCGACTACGAGACGCTCCACGAGATCAACCCGGGGCTGGTGTATGGGTCCATCTCGGGCTACGGGCAGACGGGGCCGTACGCCCACAAGGGCGGGTTCGATCTCATCGCCCAGGGCATGACCGGCCTGATGGCGATGACGGGCTATCCGGATAAGCCGCCGGCGAAAGCGGGCGTGGCGGTGTACGACATCGGGGCGGGGCTCACCGCGGCCTACGGGATCCTGGCGGCGTACATCCAGAAGCAGCGCACCGGGATCGGACAGCACGTGGACGTCTCGTTGGCCGAGGCGGGATTGCCTTGGTACGCGTGGGAAGCGGCTGCGTACTTCGGGGCGGGGGAGTTACCGAAGCGGACCGGATCGCGCCACCGCGTATCTGCGCCCTACCAGGCTTACCGGACGCGGGACGGATACGTGGTGCTCGGCTGCGCCAACCAGCGCAACTGGGAGAAGTTCTGCCGGCAGGTGGTGGACAAACCGGAGTGGCTGGACGATCCGCGCTTCAAGACGAACTCCGACCGGGCGCGCCACGCCGACGATCTCGAAGTGCTGATAGAGGAGGTGTTCGGCACTCAGGATTCGGCCTATTGGCTGGAGCGGTGCGAGGCAGCGGGCGTACCGGCGGGCCCCATCTACACCCTCGACGACGTCGTGCGCGATCCGCACTATCTGGCGCGGGACATGGTGGTGGAGGTGGAGCACCCGGTCATTGGCCGGATGAAGATGTTCGGCATCCCCACGAAGTATTCGGAGGAACAGCCCACCGTCCGCCGCGCGGCGCCGTTACTCGGACAGCACACCGACGAGGTGTTGTCGGAGCTGGGCGTCGGGGCGGACCGGCTGCAGGCGCTGCGGGATCGGGGCGTCATCCGCTGA
- a CDS encoding sigma-54 interaction domain-containing protein encodes MKRLVLVTADEYARESLSAELRQVLEDVRDLVRLEARSLEALGPRPEADLCLVSTPAILDELRRRWGDLACPVMVCRRSFDPRRIKPLLDLPRGTPVLLVILFEQDAIALRELLQEAGLGHLVYIPWSPGSPVPEHVTVAVTPGKRHLVPGTVKSVIDIGTRTIDVTTVVEILYRLQLDRQAERLSVKWTKEMVALYRELLAGGSVKPGGSLGHVARYTMDDILGESPRILEAKALAQKMARTDGTVLLLGESGVGKEMFAQAIHNASRRAGRPFVAVNFSALPETLMESELFGYEEGAFTGARKGGKAGLLELADGGTVFLDEIGDASPAVQVRLLRVLQEKQILRVGGTRVRSLDIRVIAATHRDLAEMVESGQFRRDLYYRLAVFPLEIPPLRERLEDVFRLFLHFLGDADRFRFDPRLRQWLTAYSWPGNVRELQNCALYVQGVAEGKVGFAELPPTLRRALAGASGAGVSGLRVPVCRRRVCQGHRRRRREPRMLGRLGRLGRLGRLGRLGPRGPGTLVGGRVRRGPRDRKTRQERMPRGRRATLASDGISVGWTDSRCSSRSSRCSRRRGQPAGGSAGGRWRNE; translated from the coding sequence ATGAAGCGGTTGGTGTTGGTGACGGCGGACGAGTACGCGCGCGAATCGCTCTCGGCGGAGCTGCGCCAGGTGCTCGAGGACGTGCGCGACCTGGTACGGCTGGAGGCGCGCAGCCTCGAAGCGCTGGGCCCGCGTCCGGAAGCGGATCTGTGCCTGGTGTCGACGCCGGCCATCCTGGACGAGCTCCGGCGCCGATGGGGCGATCTCGCGTGCCCGGTGATGGTCTGCCGCCGCTCCTTCGATCCGCGCCGCATCAAGCCCCTCTTGGACCTGCCGAGGGGCACGCCGGTGCTCTTGGTGATCCTGTTTGAACAGGACGCCATCGCCCTGCGCGAGCTGCTGCAGGAGGCGGGCCTGGGCCACCTGGTCTACATCCCGTGGTCGCCGGGATCGCCGGTGCCGGAGCACGTGACGGTGGCGGTCACGCCGGGGAAGCGCCATCTGGTGCCGGGGACGGTGAAAAGCGTGATCGACATCGGGACCCGGACGATTGACGTGACGACGGTGGTGGAGATCCTGTACCGGTTGCAGTTGGATCGCCAGGCGGAGCGGCTGTCGGTGAAGTGGACGAAGGAGATGGTGGCGCTCTACCGGGAGCTGCTGGCGGGCGGAAGTGTGAAGCCGGGCGGGAGCCTGGGGCATGTGGCACGCTACACGATGGACGACATCCTGGGGGAGAGCCCGCGCATCCTGGAGGCCAAGGCGCTGGCGCAAAAGATGGCCCGCACGGACGGGACGGTGCTGCTGCTCGGGGAGAGCGGTGTCGGGAAGGAGATGTTCGCGCAAGCGATCCACAATGCCAGCCGGCGCGCGGGCCGTCCGTTCGTGGCGGTGAACTTCAGCGCTCTGCCGGAGACGTTGATGGAGAGCGAGCTGTTCGGATACGAGGAGGGCGCATTCACGGGGGCGCGCAAAGGCGGCAAGGCGGGGCTCCTGGAGCTCGCCGACGGGGGAACGGTGTTTTTGGACGAGATCGGCGACGCCAGCCCGGCGGTGCAGGTCCGCCTCCTGCGGGTGCTGCAAGAGAAGCAGATCTTGCGCGTGGGCGGCACGCGCGTGCGATCGCTGGACATCCGCGTCATTGCGGCGACGCACCGCGATCTGGCGGAAATGGTGGAGTCGGGCCAATTCCGGCGGGACCTGTACTACCGCCTGGCGGTGTTTCCATTGGAGATCCCGCCCCTGCGCGAGCGCCTGGAGGACGTGTTTCGCCTGTTCCTGCACTTTCTCGGCGACGCCGACCGCTTTCGCTTCGATCCGCGCCTGCGCCAGTGGCTCACGGCGTATTCGTGGCCGGGCAATGTGCGCGAGTTGCAGAACTGCGCCCTGTACGTGCAGGGCGTCGCGGAAGGCAAGGTGGGTTTCGCGGAACTGCCGCCGACGCTGCGCCGTGCGCTGGCGGGGGCGTCAGGGGCGGGGGTGTCGGGGCTTCGGGTGCCGGTGTGTCGCCGGAGGGTGTGTCAGGGTCATCGCCGGCGGCGAAGGGAGCCACGGATGCTGGGACGGCTGGGACGGCTGGGACGGCTGGGACGGCTGGGACGGCTGGGGCCGCGAGGCCCGGGGACGCTGGTGGGAGGAAGGGTGCGGCGGGGGCCGCGCGATCGCAAAACGCGACAGGAAAGGATGCCAAGGGGGAGGCGGGCGACGCTGGCGTCGGACGGGATCTCGGTTGGCTGGACGGACAGCCGGTGCTCCTCGAGATCCTCGCGTTGCTCGCGGAGGCGGGGCCAACCCGCGGGGGGCTCGGCCGGCGGGCGTTGGCGGAACGAGTGA